The genomic DNA ccagttaTTTTCTAACGCCACCAGTTAAtcaataaaggaaaaaaaatatatgtattagaAAGTCAACATTATAAGTGTAGTTTTTCAGATATTTGACTATAGAAGGGTATTTGGTTGGTTCTATTATGAACTGAAAAAGCTTGATCAACTAAAGTCAACATATCTCCTCCCTGTATGTCTGCacattttcctttttccttGTTGCTTCCATTCCTTTTCCCTCAAAGCTAGCTAACCTGCTCGTGAAACTACTAAGTAAttaacttttcttcatctttaaatataagtgtgcaatgcaatgattccctcttctctttcaacatCTATATATGTATTAGACGTTCAAATTGTGTAATGGCACAATCACCGAGTGTTTCTCGTGCCTTTGGACATTCCGGGAGGAATTTCAATTCCAAATGTTTCAAGCTCTATCAGATGTGTCGGAGGAGAGTCTATTAGAATCAATTCTGATGTTCTCACCTTACAACTGGTTTGCTCCTATTTTCCTTAAATATAATCATGTTCATATCTTATTTCTTTTCAAAGTGGGACTTGAGATTTCCCAATAGTAATAatcttttgttcaaaataaatcAGGAATAGACTATCTAATTGCTGTCTAGTGCACTAGTTCTGCAATGTTGCACTTGCCAAGTAAATGTGTACATGGATACTCCCAAATAGGAGGTCTCAAGTTCGAACTTGTGAAAATCAAATTCACGTGGAGAAGAAGTGAACATAGCTGACGGGACTACTCTGAACGAGAAAACTTATGGATATCCGgtatccaaaaacaaaaaatagaaataagaaatGATACAAGGAAATTAGAAAAGAAGGTTTTTACATAAATACTTGCATAgcaagaaatagaaaaaataattcattagaTTGTACGAAAAGTAGTAGCgttgtcaacaaaaaataatgggaaaatctcattttttatgattttgactGAACAACTATATCGTAAGAAAAATGGTTTGTACCGAAACAGAACCCACAATTACCACGGTTAAGTATAACTAAACTTGTAAGACCATGTTTTTATTGCACTATTACAGATGTTGGAACATTTCAACCGTGAAATGCGCCGGCCTGGGCGGCAAAACTGCATCCGGTCACTTTTATGCTTCATTTGGGTTACATTTCCAAGGTACAAAAAGATTTGGCTTCAATTGTCCATCTGGCTTATGATGGATGGTTCATCAAACGCTATACCGTTGAATTAGAAAAGTATCATGGTGAACTCTATGATCATGTCAAAGAAGCTGTGCCATCATCATGGGACCCTGAGGCAGTGGCAAGGTTAGACCCTGGTATTGAATATATGTTTGGCACATGCAATAGATatgttctattattttttattagccaCAGCCCACAGGGATGTACTACAAGTGCACATGGGTGGGTATTCCGGTCAACGATTCAAATTGTAGTACTGGTAGTAGTAACAACTCCCTGTATTAAAAGGATGTATTCTATTAAAAATCGTGCGTTTCTCTTGCACTCTTACCATTTCACAAAACCTTTATCATGGTAGGTACTAATAGTGTCTACTCACTTCTTTCTATCAACGTAACTATAATAACAAGTAACAAGTCATCCTAACAATAAATCAAGTTTTTATACATATGCAAGTTGATATCCGTTCTTTTTGTCAATTtgaacctattttatttttgacgaGATATAATGAATGAAACAACTTCACTAATCGCACCTAAAATTTCATCCAATTTTTTGTTAAGCATTCCTCTTCATTAATCATTCGACTGTGAAACTCTTTCCTATGATGCAAATAACATTGAAGTTGGGATGTCATTGAGTGAAACTATTGACAATCTATATTTGTAACTTCacaatgagaaaaaaaaagttataccaATTCATGCAAGGTTCATTGAACGTTTTGGAACTCAAGTCATTGTCGGGGTTAGCATGGGAGGAAAGGATGTGCTATATGTTAGACAAGAAGATACATCAGATCCCCATGATCCAGCTAGTATTCAAAAACTTTTGACAGAAACAGCTAGCCTGAAGTTCATGGATTCTGCAAATAGTCATCATGTGGCTTCTCAAGACTTAAGTAACATAAAAGAGGTACCGTGGACATCTTTATTTTGGCCTTGCTGCATGCTTTGTTGGAAATCAAAAATAAGAATTATAAAAAGTTTCAAgctaaaaattgttttgaatgaaaatttacGTATTGATTTAATTCTAAGGCAGGACTTGTAGAAAACCCCTTCCGCCTCCAATTCCCCACAACATAAAAATCTTGGTATGCATGTTCTTTGCATATTTATAAGTAACAAAGTTGTTATCcccttaaaaaattgtttttgaccatATACTTTTCAAAACTGAAACTGTAAGAGCAGTTTCTTTCTCTTGTTTATTGACTCATGTGTAATTGTTTGACGTAATTTCCTAGTTATACTTCTACTTTTCTTAACTCATGGTCttacatggtttttttttttcgtaaGCAAATGTTATAAGCtagtggttatgttagttttcAAGGTTTATACCAGACCTCCTGCTTAAAACTCTTTCGGCGACCCTTAAATCACCAACCGAGCTACCTACATTACATACTtgttaaaacaaatgaaaattaaacgtCTTATTTGCATATAGAAATGTATCTTGCATTACATCTTGAATTGTTCACCCAATATAGATATTTTCTTATATCAAAAAATGATTATTCATTTTATGTATTTCCAGCTGTAGACAATGACTGGAATTTCCTTTGGTACCATTATGTACTGCCTTTAATCTTCCAATAAAATAACTCCCggtgaaattttaaattttgtctGCTGTGTTATTGGGTTGATTATTCATTTTATATCTTAATATCTGTACTGCATTTGTCTCTATATCCCTGTTGGGCAATGTGATGGGTGTTACAAACAAAATagagttaattttaaaatttcctGATTGTATTGATCAGCTATTAAAAACTCACTGGGGTTGCAGAATCTTTTTGAGATACACATTAGGAGGGGTGGAAGCAGTCAAAATATGAACCATAGTGAATGGTTAGATACTATTGACACAGAGCCTGACGTCATATCAATGCATCTTCTCCCTCTGACAACCCTTTTGTCAGGTATCCGTGGAGTAGGATTTATGAGCCATGCTATAAACCTCTATCTTCGATGtaagtaattattttatttgttttgttgcaCAAATATTTGACAGAAAAGTAAATATGTGTGCctttaatttaagaaaaaaaatggtatacCTGCCTGTTgaaattggcttcaaatttgtggtctggaagaacagagaaatcgtgacacgattttggaatcgtgacacgattggaggTGCCGTGAGCCAAGTTTGCTGGAtgcaaaatcgtggcacgatcttgggaaatcgtgacacgattcagaaacttgTTGGTTAAGTATcactgataaggactggtcaacCTGGGGACCGTTgcagatcgtgacacgatctagggaaatcgtggcacgatttcttcaggggaagactagtatatattgtgttcttgtgcttttttgaAGAGAACCTTAAGAGAGCTTAAGAGAGAAATCTTGGAGATCAAAGAGGGGATCCTATGGGGTGTGTGCCTTTGATGAGAGAGTCTCTTAggttgggaaaaacattgtaatcaccttgggatTTTGGGTTCATAGTGTGAGAGTGGGAAAATACCAAAGGGTAGTTCTAGGGTTTGTTCATGTGTAAAGCTTGATAAGCTAGAGtcttgtaaccttttgtaacacttcacatattggattggagagctgctctctcccccagattaggccatattggctgaactgggtcaacaatcttgctCGGTGTTTTGTTCTTTCCTTTTACCGCTTATCTTGTTTGTGCTTTGGAATCTCTTGTGTGGTTTTGCTATACACTAGCTTAGGGCTGTTTTGTTGTTATTGGCTTGGAGACCATTTGTTCTCATTGATTATCACtatcacttgctccacacatctttggtTTATTTCATTGGTGTGAAGGTTTCTTTGGAACCAGATTCACAACACTGCCAATAAAGAATAAATTGATAATCCAAGGAAACACAGTTGATCGCTTTTTCTTGTTTAGCACACTGAAAGAAATATTGAATTGTGCACATCTATCGCAAAGCTTAAAGAGGTTAGATGGGATAAACCATTAAACCTCTCAGAAGAAAATGTAATAATCTCTCTCTGAAACTAATTTAACTGaacctgcaaaaaaaaaatgtgactaCTGAAACAGACAAACCTTCAATGGAAGACCTCCATCGGTTTTTAGAGTTTCAGCTACCAAGACAATGGGCCCCTGTACTTGGCGAGATACATCTTGGTTCTTACCGGAAGCATCAAGTGAACACCTGGCTACGTTTTAGTATCTTGGGTCCTAAGCTTTACATAAATACAACTCCAGTAAGTTTTCCATCTTGGATTTTTAATGTTTATTGAGTTAGTGTTTCCCATGCTTTCAATCTGCTGGTACACTGTGAGGCTTGGAAGATGCACAAGTGAGACAAGTCTTGCATCATGCATAAGCTAGTTTTCACCATTGGATCAATAAATCccacaattaaattaaatgagaaatgatatgaCTTTTTGAACTAATGGCGCAAAGGACACTTGTGCATGATGCAAGACCATTTTCCTTGTGTATGTTGGACAAAGCCTACTTTGAGTTCCTCTAATATTTTCTACAATTGCATTGGGTCCTTATTTTCTTGATGGCAGGTAGATGTAGGTAATAGACCAGTAACTGGCCTTAGATTACAATTGGAAGGGAGTAGAAGCAACCGGTTGGCCATTCATCTGCAGCATCTAGCTTCCTTACCCAAGTCCTTACCACTTGCAGACAATGCAAATGCATATTTATCTTGTGACTCATACAGCTGTACCTTCCATAAGAAAGTGAAACGGAACTGCTTTTCATATGTTTGCACCGCTCCCGTTGAATCGGATGATAGCCTTTCCATTGTCACAGGAGCTCAGTTACAAGTTGAAAAGAAGTGACTCCTTTTACGGCTGCGCTTTTCCAAAGTTATTGGTGCTACGCTTCAGAAGCCACCTGAGTGGGATCAATCCCCCAATAGTGACCTGTCCAGGAGCAAGTTTTGGGACATCACTTCTTGTATTCCCAAAGGGGGACATAGGAATTAGGAATCATCCAAAGCCTGGAGACGTGACCATTGGTTCTGCTGTATATCCTACTGGCCTCCCCGTACCAATAAATACACCTAAGCTTCAAAGGTATGTGGATCCAACAGAAATGATCAGAGGACCAGAAAACGCTCCAGGATATTGGGTTGTGTCCGGAGCAAAGCTTTCTGTACACAATGTGAAAATATATCTCCTTGTTAAGTATTCACTATTGCGCTTTGTTATACAGTCTGAGATCAAAGCTTCCTAAAAGTGCTTTAATGCTCAGTAGACCGAAGTTTGTTAAGTGCCACACTGGCTGCCAAGTTAGCTTATTTGGTGATGTTTTGCGCCAGAAGTTGTATTGGTTTTATTGGCACATGTATATGACAGAGTGTCTTTGACAACATTGATGTGTATAAAATTTGAGTTtgtgaagttttttttcttctgaaatagATTTTGGAAGTTTCTTCTGAAATAGATTTgagtttgaagttttttttttcttttggaaacAAATTTGAGTTTGTaaagttgatttgattaaaattgagGTTGAGTGatatttgtatttaaataaACATGGTAGTTTTCTGTGTCTATTGTCATTTCTACACACATGGTAAAATATGATTTgataaacacataaaaaaatgatttagaaCCTTTTTAAACCTTTATTCTTGTCCGTTTATTGAAGACCTAAATCTAAATCACTTTAACCGGAGTTTTTCAGCTTAATAACCTCTTTTGTTGTACTTATCCTTTTTGCTTTATGGGTTGGGATTTTATGAATCATctctttgtttttattgtgACTAGATGTTTTACTTGGTTATGCAGCGTTTTCTCCAACATTGCTCTTGtagaacaaaagaaagaaaaaaagaaaaaaaaaaagtcaattcaAGGCAGTATGGACCTACAGAATCAATATTATCAGGCAGCCTAAAAATTACGCCCAAGACTGATTTTATCAGCAACTTCTTTTGAGGTTTTGATTTTGGTATTGGCATTTTTACATGTCCTCTTTTGAGatccaaaaaatcaaatgttttttgTCTAAagtatagaccaaatacatttgaCTTTCTGATTTCTTTCTGCTTATATTTTGTTACGGAAATGAATCATCAATCATcggtaattttataaaaaataacaagacttattgatatattttggtacttgTAAGTAAccttaaaactaaaattaaaaatgaaatttggtaGTACAGAATTCACCCCTTTCCTGTTTCCTCAAACAATATAATGGTAGGTGTGAATGGTCTGAAATGGAAAAACTTGATCCACAAAAGTCCACATCTCCCTTCCTGTATGTCTTCTGTAAGTTATCCTGTTTCCTAGATGCTTCCCTCCCTTTTCCAGCAACCAAGTCTTTCCCCCCTCCCCCAAAAGGATCAGTTAAACTCAATCTTTAACTTGGCTTCATCTTTAGTTGAGTAATGACACAATCACCAAGTGTTTCTGATTTTGAAGCAGCCCAAAAAGCAATAAACACACTTGGTTTGGGTTTTGATTTAACACAAGATATTAACTTTGACAACTGTAAGACTGGTTCACAGTTAATCCTCACCGATGAAGAAGAGAGCCGTCGTTTGGAGATTCCGGGAGGGGTTTCAATTCCTGATGTGTTGGAGGAGAATCTATTAGAATCAATTCAGATATCCTCACCTTGGAACAGGTTTGTTTCTACTTTGCACGAAAATAGGACTAAGCATGggatttttaacaaatttaaggTAATAGGAgtatattaatataaatttaaaaatataaatataagacTTGAATTACTGAATAGGAGACTAGAATCTGTATTGAATTGCTTCATTAATTAAACTCTTAGTtaaattgataataataataataatctttgttcaaaataaattagGCATTCTCTATCTAGTTACTCCTTAGTGGGTTAGCTTAGCGAATTTGCTCTAGATTTGCAATCTTGCGGTTGCCAAGAAATGTGTACATGGATACTCCCAAATGACAGGTCTCAAGTTCGAACTTGTGATAGACAAATTCACTTGGAAAGGAAGGGAATTGGTACACACAGTTGACACGACGAGACTACTCTGAATGAGAAAACTTATGGATTTCTTATAtccaaagaaaaagaatagaatCAAGAGATGATATAAGGaaattagaatagaatatatttatgtattaatAAGATAGTAAGAAAAGTATCAATGTTTAACAAAAGAATGGGAAAATCTGAACAAAGATATTGTTTATAGATATATGAAGTGGTGCGTACCCAAGCAGAACCCATGATTAACACTTTTAAGACCATGTCTTTAATGTGTTGTTTCAGATGTTACAACATTTCAACCGTGAAATGCGCCTGTCTGGCAAAATTGCATCCGGTCACTTTTGTGCTTCATTTGGGATATGTTTTCAAGGTTTAAAAGAATTGGATTCAATCGTCCATCTTGCTTATGATGGCTGGTTCATCAAACGCTATACCGTTGAATTAGAAAGATATCATGGTGAACTCCACGATCATGTCAAAGAAGCTGTGCCATCATCATGGGACCCTGAAGCTTTGGCAAGGTTAGACCCTGGAACTGCATTTGTTTGGCACATGCAATAGATatgttctattattttttattagccaCAGGATTGTACTACAAGAATAGAAGAACACGTGGGTAGGTATTTGGGATAATGGTTCAAAAGTAGTAGTAGTAAAAACTCGCCGGATTAAAATGAAGTATTCTATTAAAAATCGAGTGTTTCTCTTGCATACTTACCATTTCAAAAAACCTTTATCATGATAGGTACTAATAGATTCCTAAATAATCTAGTCACTTCTTTCTATCAACTAAGAGTAACAAGTAACAACAATTCATCCTAACAATAAACCAAGTTTGTAAACATATGCATGTTGATATcctttttttgtcaatttaaaCCTATTCTATTTTAGACCAGATATAATGAATTAAACCAACTTCGTTCACACCTCAAATTTCATCGGAAATTTTTTTGTGTTGCTGTTCATTGATTATTTGACTGTGAAGCTCTTCCCTATGATGCAAATAGCACTGTGATTAAGGGTTGTCAATGACTGAAACTATTGACAGTCTATATTTGTAACTTcacaatgataaaataatttatgccGATTCATGCAAGGTTCATTGAACGTTTTGGAACTCATGTCATAGTCGGGGTGAGCATGGGAGGAAAGGATGTGCTATACATTAGACAAGAAGATACATCAGATCTCCATGATCCAGCCAGTATCCAAAAACTTTTGACAGAAACAGCTAGCACGAAGTTCATGGATTCTGCAGATAATCATTGCTTGCCTTCTCAAGActtaattaacataaaaaaggTACCATGGACATCTTTGTTATGACCTTGCTGCATGTATTGTTGGAAATGAAAAAGAAGTATTATAAAAAGTTTCAAACTTGTTTGTTTTGAACAACTTTGAATGAAATTTATGTATTGGTTTTGATTCTAAGGCGTTACTTGTAGAAAACCCTTCCCTTTTCATTCCCCCACAAAAGATAAAATCTGTAAGCTTGTTCTTTGCATATTTATGAGTAACATAA from Medicago truncatula cultivar Jemalong A17 chromosome 8, MtrunA17r5.0-ANR, whole genome shotgun sequence includes the following:
- the LOC11427087 gene encoding MACPF domain-containing protein At4g24290, with translation MLHLGYISKVQKDLASIVHLAYDGWFIKRYTVELEKYHGELYDHVKEAVPSSWDPEAVARFIERFGTQVIVGVSMGGKDVLYVRQEDTSDPHDPASIQKLLTETASLKFMDSANSHHVASQDLSNIKENLFEIHIRRGGSSQNMNHSEWLDTIDTEPDVISMHLLPLTTLLSGIRGVGFMSHAINLYLRYKPSMEDLHRFLEFQLPRQWAPVLGEIHLGSYRKHQVNTWLRFSILGPKLYINTTPVDVGNRPVTGLRLQLEGSRSNRLAIHLQHLASLPKSLPLADNANAYLSCDSYSCTFHKKVKRNCFSYVCTAPVESDDSLSIVTGAQLQVEKK